AGAGCTTGCCTCGCTCGGCGAAGGAGCGCTTGGCGGCCATCCCGTGAGGCGAGTGCGGCAGGGAGCCGGGGTGGAAGGTGAACGAGCCCGGCTCCACGAGGCCTTTGCGCGCGCCGTAGGTCGTGTTCGAGAAGAACATCACCTCGTCGCTGTCGACGTTGAGGTGCGCGTAGGGCGCCGGGACGTCGCGCGGGTTCCAGCCCTCGATCTGCCCCTTGAAAGTGCAGACGGCGAAGCCGTTGTGCGGGGCGGTCCCGGACTGGAAGGTCTGGCGCGTCGGCGGAGCGGTGTGGATCTCCCGGGCGAGCGGGTGGTGGTCGTCGGTGTGGAAGGTGTAGGGGTACAGCGCGCCCTCCCAGCCGATCAGGTCGAACGGATGGTGCCCGAGGAACATCTCGGTGACGAGGCCGCCGGCGTGCTTGGTCCAGACGCGGAACTCGCCTTCCTCGTCGCGCGCGGGGCGGTACTCGGGGAGGCCGACCTCGGTCTCGACGACCGGGGCGGTCAGGTGCGCCTGGCCGGAGGGGTTCAGGTAGTGGGGGGCGAACTGGATGGGCAGGCGGGACTCGACGATGAGCAGGGCGCAGTCCTCGCTCGCGAGCTCGACGCGGTAGGTCGTGCCCTTGGGGATGTTCACGTAATGCCCTTTGCGGAACGGCAGCACGCCGAACTCCGAGGCGATGAGGCCCGACCCTTCTTGTATGAACCAAAGCTCGTGGCCGTCGCCGTTGCGGAAGAACCTCTGCGCCGGGCAGGATTTCTCGAAGCGCGCCGCGGACACGACGGTGGTCGTGCCGTAGACGAGGGGCACGCGCCCGCTGATGTGGTCGCCGTGCGCCTTCAGCCGTCCGGTGCGGATGTGCCAGGGCTGCAGCGGCTGGGCCGGCGCCATCTTCTGCGGACGAAGGTCGAGCGGCAGGCGCTTGGGCTCGCTCACCTGCTGGGTGGGGTACTTGCGGTAGTGGTACTTGCGCGACCAGTCCCCGCTGAAGCCGCTGACGCCGTGGATCTCCTCGAGCGCGAGCACCTCCGGCTCCGAGTAGAACTCGGTATGCGGCGTCTTGGGCACGCGGCCGCGGGTGAGGATCACGCTCATGCAAGCACTCCCGACTTCTTATATTTCAAGTGGATCGACCCGTTCGGTTTCCCGACGGTGTTCTTCAAAGTCCCGAGCGGTCCCGCGTCCAGTTCGATGCGGTCCCCGGGCTTGATCCATCGGCCCATGTCCAATCCGCATCCCTTAAAGTAGGTGCCGGAGCCGAGGAGGTCGCCGGGCAGAAGCTCTTCTCCCTGCGAGGCGTGCGAGAGCATGGTCGCGAACTTCCAGTAAGGCTGTGCTCCCTGAGAGTTGCTCCACTCTTTGCCGTTCACTCGGACTTTCAGCTTGGGAATCTTTCCGTTCCATTCATCGCTCGTCACGAAGTATGGTCCAAGCACCGTCGCGAAATCCTTCCCCTTTGCCGGCCCCATGCGGCACACCATCTCGTTCTTCTGTATGTCGCGCGCCGAGCAGTCGTTCATCACGATGTAGCCCGCGATGTGGCTCGGGGCGTCCTTGACCGAGATGTCCTTGCCGGCCTTGCCCACGACCGCCGCGACCTCGAACTCGAAATCGAGCTTGCGCGTGAACGCGGGCCACGGGATGACGGCGCCGGGGCCGATGATGGTCCGGGGGTTGCCCTTGTAGAACACCGGCTGGTCGTACCACTCGGGGGCCAGCGGCTCGTTGCGGCGCTTCGCGCCGGCCTTCGCGTGGTCCTCGAAGGCGAAGAAGTCCCGCAGGGAGCGCGGGCGGGGGAGGGGGGCCAGCAGGCGGACCTGGCTTTCCTTCCAGACGACGCCGGCGGGCGCGCCCTTGAGCGTGTTGAGGGCGGTCTGCGCCTCGGTGAGCAACTCCTTGCCGCCGTCGAGGAGGCCGAGCAGGCACGGGGGCACGAAGAAGTCCGCGCGGGCCTTGGGCCGGGACTTGCCCTGCGCGCGATACAGGCGCTCCGCCGCGAGGTTCAGGTCGACGATGCGGCCCGCGCGCACGGCGCCCAGCCGCTCGACGGGCCCGAACGGCGTGGGGACCTCGAAAGTGACGAGTTTCATCGCTCCGATACTATCAAAAGCCGCGGGCTCGCAGCATGCCCACGATCCCGACTCCGATCCAGAAGATGTTGAGAAGGGTGTAGGCCCGGTCCTTGCGCAGGATCGCGCACCAGGACAGCGCCAGGGCGTCGGCCGTGTTGAACGCCCAGACGAAGAGGAACGGGCTGTCCGGCCCCAGCCAACTGACGAGCGAGAAGCTGACGATGCGCATCACCACGGCGACCAGCTCGATCGTCTCGCGGTGGCGCAGCACGGCCGCGTTCATGGTTTGGATCATGGGTCAGGGGCGGGCGAGCGCCGCGGCTTTCGCGGCGCTGAGCGTCGTGAAGTCGGAGACTTTGAGCGCCGCGTGCTTGAACTCGTCGGGGCGGTGGGAGGTCGTGATCGCGACCACCTGCATGCCCGCGCGCCGCGCCGCCTCCTCGCCGAGCAAGGAGTCCTCGAACACGACGCAGTCCGCGGGGGCGACTTCGAGCTTGTCGGCGAGGATCAGGAAGGTCTCAGGATCGGGCTTGCCCTTCGTCACCATGCCGCCGTCGACGACCGCGTCGAACCACGGGCGCAGCTCCAGGCCGTCGAGGATGAAGGTCACGTTGTCGTCCTTCGAGCCGGTGCCCAGGCCCACGCGGTAGCCGCCCGCGCGGGCGCCCTTCAGGAAAGGCATCAGGCCCGCGGCGGGCGCGCGCTGAGGCAGGTACAGCTTCCGGTAAAGGGTTTCTTTGACGACGGCGGCGGCGTGCGCCTCCTCGGGCGGGACCTCGCGCTTGAAGTAGTAGCGCAGGACCTCGCGCGTGGGCATGCCCATCGTGTTCTCGCGGAAATCCC
The Elusimicrobiota bacterium DNA segment above includes these coding regions:
- a CDS encoding HAD-IA family hydrolase; the protein is MKREIGFLLDMDGVVCHNMPAHEEAWTAFFRGHGITIDLRDFRENTMGMPTREVLRYYFKREVPPEEAHAAAVVKETLYRKLYLPQRAPAAGLMPFLKGARAGGYRVGLGTGSKDDNVTFILDGLELRPWFDAVVDGGMVTKGKPDPETFLILADKLEVAPADCVVFEDSLLGEEAARRAGMQVVAITTSHRPDEFKHAALKVSDFTTLSAAKAAALARP
- a CDS encoding fumarylacetoacetate hydrolase family protein; translated protein: MKLVTFEVPTPFGPVERLGAVRAGRIVDLNLAAERLYRAQGKSRPKARADFFVPPCLLGLLDGGKELLTEAQTALNTLKGAPAGVVWKESQVRLLAPLPRPRSLRDFFAFEDHAKAGAKRRNEPLAPEWYDQPVFYKGNPRTIIGPGAVIPWPAFTRKLDFEFEVAAVVGKAGKDISVKDAPSHIAGYIVMNDCSARDIQKNEMVCRMGPAKGKDFATVLGPYFVTSDEWNGKIPKLKVRVNGKEWSNSQGAQPYWKFATMLSHASQGEELLPGDLLGSGTYFKGCGLDMGRWIKPGDRIELDAGPLGTLKNTVGKPNGSIHLKYKKSGVLA
- a CDS encoding homogentisate 1,2-dioxygenase, with translation MSVILTRGRVPKTPHTEFYSEPEVLALEEIHGVSGFSGDWSRKYHYRKYPTQQVSEPKRLPLDLRPQKMAPAQPLQPWHIRTGRLKAHGDHISGRVPLVYGTTTVVSAARFEKSCPAQRFFRNGDGHELWFIQEGSGLIASEFGVLPFRKGHYVNIPKGTTYRVELASEDCALLIVESRLPIQFAPHYLNPSGQAHLTAPVVETEVGLPEYRPARDEEGEFRVWTKHAGGLVTEMFLGHHPFDLIGWEGALYPYTFHTDDHHPLAREIHTAPPTRQTFQSGTAPHNGFAVCTFKGQIEGWNPRDVPAPYAHLNVDSDEVMFFSNTTYGARKGLVEPGSFTFHPGSLPHSPHGMAAKRSFAERGKLSDYLAVMLDTFYEPLEVAKQALPLADKDYPTSWNRDTQGVSAE